From the genome of Campylobacter concisus, one region includes:
- a CDS encoding 4Fe-4S dicluster domain-containing protein: protein MAIDLTRCVGCQSCTMSCMLENDVQPGAFRTIVSEYEARDKSGKMAVIASLPRLCNHCNNPACISVCPTGASHQRSNGIVKIDTKECIGCALCVEACPYHARYLSLHTYKADKCTFCDHRLRVGLQPACVESCVGGSRIIGDLNDPNSNIRKFLATHETMVIDSPKNTNPQVFYHGVSEILAKNNKKLELDNGYKKVISWSEEMAQ, encoded by the coding sequence ATGGCGATAGATTTAACAAGATGTGTTGGATGTCAGTCATGTACTATGAGCTGTATGTTAGAAAACGACGTTCAGCCAGGTGCTTTTAGAACCATTGTTTCCGAGTATGAGGCAAGAGATAAAAGCGGTAAAATGGCAGTCATTGCGTCACTTCCAAGGCTTTGCAACCATTGCAACAATCCAGCCTGTATTAGTGTTTGTCCAACTGGTGCTAGCCATCAAAGAAGTAATGGCATAGTAAAGATTGATACAAAAGAGTGCATAGGCTGTGCGCTTTGCGTAGAGGCCTGTCCATATCACGCAAGATATCTTAGCCTGCATACCTACAAGGCCGATAAATGTACTTTTTGCGACCACAGGCTAAGAGTAGGGCTTCAGCCAGCATGTGTAGAGAGCTGTGTGGGCGGTAGCCGTATAATAGGCGATCTTAATGATCCTAACTCAAATATTAGAAAATTTCTAGCCACACATGAGACTATGGTTATAGATAGCCCTAAAAATACAAATCCACAGGTGTTCTACCACGGTGTTAGTGAAATTTTGGCTAAAAACAATAAAAAACTCGAGCTTGATAATGGATATAAAAAGGTTATCAGCTGGAGCGAAGAGATGGCACAGTAA
- a CDS encoding molybdopterin dinucleotide binding domain-containing protein yields MQRREFLKRSAVLSTLTTSAMLADEDKDDYKPQSNSLEPEFSVKDGKISLNDGHSVVFSMCHGCTTKCGIRLHVDDKNDRVLRCSGNPYHPLSNVHWANFDTSINDALLATTLSGEDEKRATVCARGAILPEMIDSPARILTPLKRVGKRGEGKWKSISFEQLVEEVVEGGDLFGEGHVDGLRAIYSDELIDSENPGYGTKRNQFLSFYLYDGRSDIVDRFVKKSFGTINHYSHGGICGGGFRVGGKIAHNAKGFAHTKPDYENSKFVIYWGTSPSNGGNPFQKQAKMLSYARGTRDDFSYAVVDPSVTNAVKYASSGKGRWIAIKPGTDSALAMAMIRWIIENEKYATNYLIQPNLDQAKLAGEIHWCNATHLVITEKGHKDYGKFALINNEWQVCSQDGKIQSYKVNEPAKLYYKGKILIDGKKVEVKSSMQLLKESAYKHSLEEYSKICGVSIEDIVWLCENFTKNGRQVSTNVHGGMMHTQAGMTTFAILCLNTLMGTYGYKGGNVNTSAGTHEFLKGRYDLESFEGAYKPNGLNLSRSGKYYETSSEYKRKVAAGGSGYPAQQPWYPISMPLVNETLTSHKAGYPYKVKVFINYMTNVLYGQAGLERAVLDVLKDSKNLPLFVGIDAFMNETNAYADYIVPDGVNLENWALPNSLWGTIAKTSVVRYPAVSSKQAKDKNGGAIDVEAFYIAVAKRLGLKGFGKNAFKDKDGNFMDLDVKEQYYAAALANLAFDGEGVKDISDEDKKLSKISRVMTKLDPYLKDEEKPKVAHILAKGGRYDSYESAYKGDKATIKVPAPTPASIYYEPLGGHRHSITGEFMPGVPSLMLPVASDGTPLEKFFPRSEWKYTVSSRKSNIQHFYTFVSPRLRAVHPSNFIRIAPDVASEQGIRSGDKVKVTTPYGAQVGEAFVTDGVARGVISIEHGFGHDEFGIRTHIVDGKPAFGIANLEKGVNHNKLGLLDPKRNGEFSLNDWLVGTCARQALPAKIRKIG; encoded by the coding sequence ATGCAAAGAAGAGAATTTTTAAAAAGATCAGCCGTACTCTCAACACTAACCACGAGTGCTATGCTGGCAGATGAAGATAAGGACGACTATAAACCGCAGTCAAACTCGCTAGAGCCTGAATTTAGCGTAAAGGATGGCAAAATTTCACTTAACGACGGACATAGCGTTGTCTTTTCAATGTGTCACGGCTGTACGACGAAGTGTGGCATAAGGCTTCACGTAGATGATAAAAACGACCGAGTTTTAAGATGTAGCGGCAACCCATACCACCCACTCTCAAACGTACACTGGGCAAATTTTGACACATCGATAAATGACGCACTTCTTGCCACAACACTAAGTGGCGAAGACGAAAAGCGAGCTACAGTTTGCGCTAGAGGAGCGATATTGCCTGAGATGATAGACTCGCCTGCAAGGATACTAACGCCACTAAAGAGAGTTGGTAAAAGGGGTGAGGGAAAGTGGAAGAGCATAAGCTTTGAGCAGCTAGTAGAAGAGGTCGTAGAGGGCGGAGATCTCTTTGGTGAGGGGCATGTTGATGGGCTAAGAGCGATATATAGCGACGAGCTAATCGACAGCGAAAACCCAGGATATGGCACTAAGCGCAATCAATTTTTAAGTTTTTATCTATATGACGGACGCTCTGACATCGTTGATCGCTTTGTCAAAAAGTCATTTGGCACTATAAATCACTACTCGCACGGCGGAATTTGTGGTGGTGGCTTTAGGGTCGGTGGTAAGATTGCGCACAATGCAAAGGGTTTTGCACATACAAAACCAGACTATGAAAACTCTAAATTTGTTATCTACTGGGGCACTTCGCCCTCAAATGGTGGCAACCCTTTCCAAAAACAGGCAAAAATGCTCTCTTACGCAAGAGGCACTAGAGATGACTTTAGCTACGCAGTGGTCGATCCAAGCGTTACAAACGCTGTAAAATACGCCTCTTCGGGCAAAGGCCGCTGGATAGCGATAAAGCCAGGCACCGACTCAGCTCTAGCTATGGCGATGATACGCTGGATCATAGAAAATGAAAAATACGCAACGAACTACCTTATCCAGCCAAATTTAGACCAAGCAAAGCTAGCTGGCGAGATACACTGGTGCAACGCCACGCATCTAGTCATCACCGAAAAAGGTCACAAAGACTACGGCAAATTTGCACTTATCAATAACGAGTGGCAGGTCTGCTCGCAAGATGGCAAGATACAAAGCTACAAGGTAAATGAACCAGCCAAGCTCTACTATAAAGGTAAAATTTTAATAGACGGCAAAAAAGTCGAGGTAAAAAGCTCAATGCAGCTTTTAAAAGAGTCAGCTTATAAGCATAGCTTAGAGGAGTACTCAAAAATTTGTGGTGTAAGCATTGAAGATATCGTCTGGCTTTGCGAAAATTTCACTAAAAATGGCAGACAGGTGAGCACAAACGTGCATGGCGGTATGATGCATACGCAAGCCGGTATGACTACTTTTGCGATACTTTGTCTAAACACACTCATGGGCACTTATGGCTACAAAGGCGGCAACGTCAATACAAGTGCCGGCACACACGAGTTTTTAAAGGGCAGATATGACCTTGAGAGCTTTGAGGGTGCTTATAAACCAAATGGTCTAAATTTATCAAGATCAGGCAAATACTACGAAACAAGCTCTGAGTATAAGCGTAAAGTAGCAGCTGGCGGCAGCGGCTATCCAGCACAGCAGCCGTGGTATCCTATCTCTATGCCACTTGTAAATGAAACTCTTACGAGCCACAAGGCTGGCTATCCATACAAAGTAAAAGTTTTCATAAACTACATGACAAACGTACTTTACGGACAAGCAGGACTTGAAAGAGCGGTTTTAGACGTACTAAAAGATAGTAAAAATTTACCACTTTTTGTGGGCATAGACGCCTTTATGAACGAGACAAACGCCTATGCTGACTACATCGTGCCAGATGGGGTAAATTTAGAAAACTGGGCACTTCCAAACTCTCTTTGGGGAACGATCGCTAAAACTTCAGTCGTGCGCTATCCAGCCGTTAGCTCAAAGCAGGCAAAGGATAAAAACGGCGGCGCGATCGACGTTGAGGCATTTTATATAGCCGTAGCAAAGAGGCTTGGACTAAAAGGCTTTGGCAAAAATGCCTTCAAAGACAAAGATGGAAATTTCATGGACCTTGACGTAAAAGAGCAGTATTACGCGGCTGCACTAGCAAATTTAGCCTTTGATGGTGAGGGTGTGAAAGATATAAGCGACGAGGACAAAAAGCTTAGTAAGATATCAAGAGTGATGACAAAACTCGATCCTTATCTAAAAGACGAAGAGAAGCCAAAAGTAGCGCACATACTAGCAAAAGGCGGCAGATACGATAGCTACGAGAGCGCATATAAGGGTGATAAAGCAACCATAAAAGTGCCAGCGCCTACGCCAGCTTCTATCTACTATGAACCACTTGGCGGACACAGGCACTCAATAACAGGCGAATTTATGCCAGGAGTGCCAAGTCTGATGCTACCAGTAGCAAGTGATGGCACACCGCTTGAGAAATTTTTCCCACGCTCTGAGTGGAAATACACAGTGAGCTCAAGAAAGTCAAATATCCAACACTTCTACACCTTTGTTAGCCCAAGACTAAGAGCTGTTCATCCTAGCAACTTCATAAGGATAGCACCAGATGTTGCAAGTGAGCAGGGCATTCGCTCAGGCGATAAGGTTAAAGTGACTACGC